Proteins found in one Prochlorothrix hollandica PCC 9006 = CALU 1027 genomic segment:
- a CDS encoding RNA-guided endonuclease InsQ/TnpB family protein produces the protein MKVRYQYRIYPTPQQVKGLNQLFGCCRVVYNDALAIVRSVPQGEKWPSNAELQKLVITQAKKTAEREWLADVSVVPLQQSVQDLGAAFKNFFESRSGKRKGSKVGFPRFKKKLNQQSARFVRTGFSLKGNKLELAKLGRFKVKWSRPLPSEPSSVTIIRNTAGQYHASFVVEIGSINIEPLRPSIGVDLGIKTFAFLSTGDRVESPGYNRLDRKTRRFQRKLARQVKGSKRREKTRLRLAKLKLKTANIRKDFLHKTTTQLIHENQVVVLEDLAVKNMLGNRKLARAISQQGWGTARTMCEAKASMVNDREVRIISRWESTSQICSDCGFRWGKVALSVRYILCVSCGTEHDRDGNAAKKYRKVWVGANPRL, from the coding sequence ATGAAAGTACGATACCAGTACCGAATTTATCCGACACCGCAACAGGTCAAAGGGCTGAATCAGCTTTTTGGGTGTTGCCGAGTTGTGTACAACGATGCCCTGGCGATTGTGCGGTCAGTGCCGCAGGGCGAGAAATGGCCCAGCAATGCTGAACTGCAAAAGCTGGTGATCACTCAGGCCAAAAAGACGGCTGAACGGGAATGGTTGGCCGATGTGTCAGTCGTGCCCTTGCAGCAGTCGGTTCAGGATTTAGGTGCTGCCTTCAAGAACTTTTTTGAGAGCCGTAGCGGCAAACGAAAAGGGTCAAAGGTGGGCTTCCCTCGGTTCAAAAAGAAGCTGAACCAACAGTCGGCACGGTTTGTTCGGACGGGATTCTCCCTCAAGGGCAATAAGCTTGAACTAGCCAAGTTAGGCCGCTTCAAGGTGAAGTGGTCAAGGCCACTGCCCTCTGAACCTAGCTCTGTGACCATTATCCGTAACACGGCTGGACAATACCATGCCAGCTTTGTCGTGGAGATTGGATCCATCAACATTGAGCCACTACGGCCCTCAATTGGGGTGGATCTAGGCATCAAAACCTTTGCCTTTCTCAGCACAGGTGATCGGGTAGAATCCCCTGGATATAATCGGTTAGACCGCAAGACGCGACGGTTTCAGCGCAAGCTAGCCCGCCAAGTTAAAGGGTCTAAGCGTCGCGAAAAGACTAGGCTGCGCCTTGCAAAGCTGAAGCTAAAAACGGCCAATATCCGAAAAGACTTTCTGCACAAGACCACGACCCAGCTCATCCACGAAAATCAAGTGGTGGTGTTGGAGGATCTGGCGGTGAAGAATATGCTTGGTAATCGGAAGTTGGCACGGGCCATCAGTCAGCAAGGTTGGGGCACCGCACGAACCATGTGCGAGGCCAAGGCCAGCATGGTTAATGATCGAGAGGTCAGGATCATCAGTCGGTGGGAGTCAACCAGTCAGATCTGTTCTGATTGTGGCTTTCGGTGGGGCAAGGTTGCTCTATCGGTTCGTTACATCCTCTGTGTGAGTTGCGGAACCGAACATGATAGAGATGGTAATGCCGCCAAAAAATATCGAAAAGTCTGGGTTGGGGCTAACCCAAGACTCTAA
- the purT gene encoding formate-dependent phosphoribosylglycinamide formyltransferase, translated as MPNPTPTAPWGTPLQSHSQRLLILGSGELGKEVAIEALRLGLEVIAVDSYAQAPAMQVAHRSHVVDMLDGDKLRFLVERERPTWIVPEVEAIATETLIALETEGWQVTPTARATHLTMDREGIRRLAAEELGLQTSPYRFASDRATYRDAVAAVGLPCVVKPVMSSSGKGQSVVRSAADIDAAWDYAQTAGRTQKARVIVEGFVNFETEITLLTVRSASGTHFCAPIGHVQQEGDYRESWQPCPLNPDTLAQCQAMAEKITTALGGWGLFGVELFIAESGSGSGSGSEPESQPQTVYFSEVSPRPHDTGMVTMISQNMSEFELHVRAITGLPIGEIQVLQPGASAVILAGHRGQDPQFLGVAEALTVPTTKLRLFGKPMTRRDRRMGVALALGATVEEARQRAKACADRVQVVSQES; from the coding sequence ATGCCAAATCCGACACCAACGGCCCCCTGGGGCACGCCTCTCCAAAGCCATAGTCAACGTCTCCTGATCCTGGGATCCGGTGAACTGGGTAAAGAAGTCGCCATTGAAGCCCTGCGCCTGGGGCTGGAGGTGATCGCCGTGGACTCCTATGCCCAGGCTCCCGCGATGCAGGTGGCCCACCGGAGCCATGTGGTGGATATGCTGGACGGGGACAAACTGCGGTTTTTGGTGGAACGGGAGCGGCCCACCTGGATTGTGCCGGAGGTGGAGGCGATCGCCACCGAGACCCTGATCGCCCTCGAAACCGAAGGCTGGCAGGTCACTCCCACCGCCAGGGCCACCCATTTAACCATGGATCGGGAAGGCATTCGACGGCTAGCGGCGGAGGAACTGGGACTGCAAACCTCCCCCTATCGTTTCGCCAGTGACCGCGCCACCTACCGGGATGCCGTGGCGGCGGTGGGGTTGCCCTGTGTGGTTAAGCCGGTGATGAGTTCGTCGGGCAAAGGTCAAAGTGTGGTGCGATCGGCGGCGGACATTGATGCAGCCTGGGACTATGCCCAAACGGCGGGCCGAACCCAAAAGGCGCGGGTGATTGTGGAAGGTTTTGTTAATTTCGAGACGGAAATCACCCTACTGACGGTGCGATCGGCCTCTGGCACCCATTTCTGTGCCCCCATTGGCCATGTGCAGCAGGAAGGCGACTACCGGGAATCCTGGCAACCCTGCCCCCTGAACCCCGACACCTTGGCCCAGTGCCAAGCCATGGCGGAAAAAATTACCACGGCTCTGGGGGGCTGGGGACTGTTTGGGGTGGAGTTGTTTATTGCGGAATCTGGCTCTGGCTCTGGCTCTGGCTCTGAACCGGAGAGCCAACCCCAGACCGTTTACTTTAGTGAAGTCAGTCCCCGGCCCCACGATACGGGCATGGTGACCATGATTAGCCAAAATATGTCTGAGTTTGAGTTGCATGTGCGGGCCATTACGGGGTTGCCCATTGGGGAGATCCAGGTGCTGCAACCAGGGGCTTCGGCGGTGATTTTGGCTGGGCATCGGGGCCAAGATCCCCAGTTCCTGGGGGTGGCGGAAGCCCTGACCGTTCCCACCACTAAGTTACGTCTGTTTGGCAAGCCCATGACCCGCCGCGATCGCCGCATGGGAGTGGCCTTGGCCCTGGGGGCAACGGTGGAGGAGGCACGACAACGGGCTAAGGCTTGCGCCGATCGGGTGCAGGTGGTCAGTCAGGAGTCTTAA
- a CDS encoding SWIM zinc finger family protein, with protein MSLPTLSVAYLQDHTESAAYTLGQTLYEQGCVRHVARRHWTESRDSNTSKSAKQRPSTHRNSTSLAVTAIVLDPGASNPEAMSHLTTIYLSRSGMIGLSCNCSRKSRGWCAHQVALGLFYHHHPQHILPIKDLPQLLQPLKQHQLVNLVRFLVAQMPKLMELVETWLYLHDPDLIDPDPDRSPPTPVRLESDSQQALAPNLDHQADQPVSQENPNVLPPLEPDAHLWSDLCQNSAAASIPASIGSDTPASPLDLRQQRQLVLTMIRRTLASRFTDYEADYEIDYEADYELDNIDEFDRSAREERQDFVDLLETTIFPPIRARLESGEPRVALGLLEVSTDICATLWQQILVAAGEAAVTSLDCLWAEVLLSVRFQPREEMEWQLKLDDWQIDFNDIILERSGEVLRQGWDDPALVRILAGQPADLWPDGRPDYGHDVIAARLRVLERQGQWDAHLALATAEQCWLEGLIGLVKQNRIQQVLAKSVQLRSPKDLLTLAQTLDQVGHGEVGIQVARIALTLVYGEVSQTDPLVLVGLASVPQADEGDRGLVNPGAVNPGVVNPGVVNPGVVNPGAVNPGAIATNLTTNLATNLDPNNPTQTRAPMAINTTVSLVPMLLNSTATVGTTTVHHLALWLGKAALAWDYPTVALEAHVAALGLQPTLALYEAAEALAGEQWPDLQPQLMPLIDTAWPEAAPGKVAIFVKAEEWDRVIAVIDRGFTSALNLEPIVDALVPHRPRWVIDRGKQWALDIINRSRSAEYGTAVRWLERVYKAHQVDQSLEQWTTFQQNLHQQHGRKQKLMQLLKTSASPLSSS; from the coding sequence ATGTCTCTACCTACCCTTAGCGTTGCTTATCTCCAAGATCATACGGAATCTGCAGCTTACACCTTAGGCCAAACCCTTTATGAACAGGGTTGTGTTCGTCATGTTGCCCGCCGTCATTGGACTGAATCGAGGGATTCTAATACGTCGAAGTCCGCAAAACAACGACCCTCAACCCATCGGAACTCCACGAGTCTTGCGGTTACGGCGATCGTCCTCGACCCAGGGGCTAGCAACCCTGAGGCTATGAGTCATTTGACTACGATTTATCTCAGTCGATCGGGGATGATCGGCCTCAGTTGCAATTGTTCCCGAAAAAGCCGGGGCTGGTGTGCCCATCAAGTAGCCTTGGGCTTGTTTTACCACCACCACCCCCAGCACATCCTACCGATTAAAGATTTACCTCAATTACTACAACCCTTAAAACAGCATCAATTGGTTAATCTCGTGCGGTTTTTGGTGGCCCAAATGCCGAAACTGATGGAACTGGTTGAAACCTGGCTCTACCTCCACGATCCCGACCTCATTGATCCGGATCCCGATCGATCCCCTCCTACCCCCGTTCGCCTGGAATCCGATTCCCAGCAGGCTTTGGCTCCAAACCTGGATCATCAGGCAGATCAGCCAGTTTCCCAGGAGAATCCTAACGTTCTGCCCCCCTTGGAACCGGATGCTCACCTGTGGAGCGATCTCTGCCAGAATTCAGCAGCAGCTTCAATACCCGCCTCGATCGGATCCGACACCCCAGCCTCCCCCCTCGACCTCCGCCAGCAACGCCAGTTGGTGTTAACGATGATCCGGCGCACCCTAGCGAGTAGGTTTACTGATTATGAGGCTGATTATGAGATTGATTATGAGGCTGATTATGAGCTTGATAATATCGACGAATTCGATCGCAGCGCTAGGGAAGAGCGACAAGACTTCGTTGATCTATTGGAAACGACTATTTTCCCCCCAATTCGTGCCCGTCTTGAGAGTGGAGAGCCTCGGGTAGCCTTGGGTTTGTTGGAGGTGTCTACGGACATTTGCGCCACTCTCTGGCAGCAGATCCTTGTCGCTGCTGGAGAAGCAGCAGTGACCAGTTTGGATTGCCTCTGGGCAGAAGTTCTCTTGAGTGTCAGGTTCCAGCCGAGGGAAGAGATGGAGTGGCAACTTAAGTTAGATGACTGGCAAATTGACTTTAATGACATCATTTTGGAGCGTAGTGGTGAAGTCTTGCGCCAGGGTTGGGATGATCCCGCCTTGGTGCGCATCCTAGCAGGCCAACCGGCAGATCTATGGCCCGATGGTCGCCCTGATTATGGCCATGATGTGATTGCGGCCCGGTTACGGGTTTTAGAGCGCCAAGGGCAGTGGGACGCGCATTTAGCCCTTGCGACAGCGGAACAGTGCTGGCTGGAGGGGCTGATTGGGCTGGTGAAACAGAATCGCATTCAACAGGTATTGGCAAAATCGGTTCAGTTACGATCGCCCAAGGATCTGTTAACCCTGGCTCAGACTTTGGACCAAGTGGGCCATGGGGAAGTGGGTATCCAAGTGGCCCGGATTGCCTTGACCCTGGTCTATGGCGAGGTTTCCCAGACTGATCCCCTGGTTCTGGTGGGTCTAGCGTCTGTTCCCCAGGCTGATGAGGGCGATCGGGGTTTAGTTAATCCCGGCGCAGTTAATCCCGGTGTAGTTAATCCCGGTGTAGTTAATCCCGGTGTAGTTAATCCCGGCGCAGTTAATCCCGGCGCGATCGCCACTAACCTTACCACTAACCTTGCCACTAACCTTGATCCTAACAACCCGACCCAGACCCGCGCCCCCATGGCGATCAATACCACGGTTTCCCTGGTGCCGATGCTGCTGAACTCCACGGCAACGGTGGGGACGACCACAGTCCATCACTTAGCCCTGTGGCTGGGGAAAGCCGCCCTGGCGTGGGACTATCCAACGGTGGCCCTGGAAGCCCATGTGGCCGCGTTGGGTCTCCAGCCCACCTTAGCCCTGTATGAAGCAGCGGAGGCTCTGGCGGGGGAGCAGTGGCCCGATCTTCAGCCCCAGTTAATGCCCCTAATCGACACGGCTTGGCCGGAAGCTGCCCCCGGTAAAGTCGCCATTTTCGTCAAGGCAGAAGAGTGGGATCGGGTGATAGCCGTCATCGATCGGGGGTTCACGTCTGCCTTGAATCTGGAACCGATCGTTGATGCCCTGGTGCCCCATCGCCCCCGCTGGGTCATCGATCGGGGTAAACAGTGGGCTTTGGATATTATTAATCGATCGCGATCCGCAGAGTATGGAACAGCAGTACGCTGGCTGGAGCGGGTTTATAAGGCCCATCAGGTGGATCAGTCCCTGGAGCAGTGGACAACCTTTCAGCAAAATCTGCACCAGCAACATGGACGGAAGCAGAAGTTGATGCAGTTACTGAAGACATCCGCAAGCCCTTTATCCAGTTCGTAA